In Mustela erminea isolate mMusErm1 chromosome 7, mMusErm1.Pri, whole genome shotgun sequence, the genomic stretch agttaggtgtgtgctttcagctcaggccatgatccagggttcctgggatccagccccacattaggcttcctgctcacagggagtctgcttctccttttactCCCTGGAGCAAAGGATTCTCACCCAAGGTAGAGAATCTGATAAACTAGCCCCCAGTTTAAGGAAGGATCTGAAACAGCCATTGTGCTTTTTGCTATCGGGGCTTGTCACCTCTCAGTGGTCTAGATAAACCTTATTTAGCTAAAGGTGGTCCTGGTCAGGTGGTGCCCTGAGGCATCtggcaaaagcaaacaaaagtctTCTCTTAAGAAGTGCCAGCATTCAAGACCTGTAATTATCCCCATCTAATAGTCAAATACAATAACCAGCTGCAATCAAGGATAACCAGCACACAAATAACACAGGATGAGCAAGAACCAGGAAAATCAACAGGCAGCAGAGGCAAACACACAGCTTGTAAGGTAGTGGAATTACtgcaaacaaaatataaaacaactgTTGTGACTAACTGTGTTAGGAGTTTTTTTCAAAGCTTGAAAATGCCTATAGGAAAGAGGGAACTCTAAGAAATGATAAATCTGaacaaaaaactgaataaaattttttaaggttttatttatttatttgacagagatcacaagtaggcagagaggcaggcagagagagagagaagggggaggaaacaggcttacagagcagagagcccgatgtggggctcgattccaggactctgggatcaccaaataaaacttttagaatcAAATAGTGTGATGGCCAAAATCAAAACCTAatgcaagggcgcctgggtggctcagtgggttaagccgctgccttcggctcgggtcatgatctcagggtcctgggatgaaggcccgcattgggctctctgctcagcggggagcctgcttccctctctctctctctgcctgcctctctgtctacttgtgatctctctctgtcaaataaataaataaaatctttaaaaaaaaaaaaacaaacctaatgCAAGAGTTTAACAGCTCTTTAAGCAAATTAGACACAGTCAAGGAGAGCATTCAGTAACTGGGATCATTCAGAATACAGCACGAAGATATAACAAAAGGTAAAGGTAGAATGAGAAGGTCCAACCTTCCAACATTCCTTTATTTGGAATCCCAGGAGGAAAGGAGTGAATGAGGTGGGGCATTATGTGAATatataagagctaaaaaaaaaCCATCCAGAACAGATTCAGGATCCCTAAAGCCCACTGAATTCCAAGTAGCATATTTACAAAGACATCTACACCTGATCATATTATTGTGAAACTGAAAGTAAACATAGAGAAATCATTGGAAAAACAGCCAGAGATGGTTGCACAGGATCTCTGCATTTTTTCCtataactgcatgtgaatctatagttacctcaaaatgaaaagtttaataattttttaaagctgtcaggcaaaaataaatgtattttatttaggtaattgtattttatttaggtaattataaataaaatgtattttttttaggtAATTATTAGGTAGATGGACGGCTGCCTTCTCAGATGTAACAGTACAAGCCAGAAACCAGTGGAGAGGTATTTCCAATGTGCTAATAGAAAATATCTGGCAACCTGAATTCTATACTCAGCAAAAAGATCCTTTAAGAGTAAAagtgaggggcacatgggtggctcagtgggctaaagcctctgccttcagctcaggtcatgatcctaaggtcctgggatcgagccccgcatcgggctctctgcttggcggggagcctgcttcttcctctctctctctgcctgcctctttgcctacttgtgatctctgtatgtcaaataaataaataaataaatataatctttaaaaaaaaaaaagactaaaagtgAAAGAATGCACCCATTAGAAGGGGAGTTCTGCTCAGTTATGAAAAGATACAGAGGCCAACAcatccaataaatgtttgttgagtacTACTGCTTGCCGGCAGTGTCCTTACATGCTAGTTggggagacaaaaataaacaaatacacaaataatccaatgtcAGTTTACAATAACATGCGTATCCCAGGCAAACAGCTACATTTAGTGCTCAGTGGCAGCAAAAGAGTTTTCTCATTCAGATTCTGTGCCAGATTTGAGAAGCATACTTGGACCTACAACTCCACACCAGAATTTACTGGTGATATTTTGACGTGCATAAGCCCTTCTGTTGACATCTTTCTGTGTGACTTTTATTGAAGCACCCATAGAGAACAGAGCACATATTAGAAGTGCACACTCAATAACTATCCTATACTGAGCACAGCTGGGTAACCAGCATTCTGAATGCCTCCCCATGTTCCTTGCAGACCCTCTGTCACTAAGGCCACCATTGTCCTGACACCAACACCACAGATTTGTTTTGCCTGTTTCTGATCTTTGTAGAATGGAAAAACACAGTACATGCTCAGTATATACTCTCGGACTTCCTTTACTCCATATTATATCTGTGAAATACAGTTCATCTTGTTAGTGTTTTTTCcatcatcatttcattttttgactATATCATAATTTACTTCCCCAGTCCATTTGTGgacattttggtcatttttactatttttactatttttctaataaaatgtttatcTGCTTGAAAAGTCTATcgaaagtgaaattaaaaaaacatttcagacAATCAAACTAAAAAGAATTTAGCATCAGcatacttaagaaaaatgaaattctaaaccATGCACTTCAAATAGATGAAAATTATCCTAGACAGAAGGTCAGAAAtacaagaacaaatgaaaaacaaagcggTAAATATTTGGATAATTATTAATGAACATtgattatataaaacaaaaaatattttgtgggggTTTAAAATGGAACAAGTTCAAATATATGGCAACTCATAAGAAAGGCATGAAAGTCAGGACTCTAGTAGATGAAAGTGTTACATCAGCTTCATATTGTCATGGAAGAGGGTAAAAGTATCAACTGAGAGTAAACTTTGATAAGCTGAGGATTTGTGTTGTAATTTTTAGGATAAATGgccagagaaaggaaatagacTATATAACTTCTAACTTAATAAAGGGAAAAcgaagtactaaaaaaaaaatcagtaaatcctAAGAGAGAGAACGaaggagaaaacacaagcaggtcAGATTGAAAACACACAACAGAATAGTAGatttaaatccaaatatatcagtaattatattaaatgtaaatagactaaatagttaaaagataaagataaaaaagattttataaatggCACCTGAAATATATGGCTATAAAAAATTGACATTATTAAAATTTGGTGAAAAAATATATCTTGTaaatactaaccaaaagaaaactaGTCTTTATGGTAAAAAACattacatagaccagtggaacagagtagagagcccagatatggaccctcaactctatgggcaaataatcttcgacaaaacaggaaaaaatatacagtggaaaaaagacagtctcttcaataaatggtgctgagaaaactgggcagctatatgtagaagaatgaaactcgaccattctcttacaccatacacaaagataaactcaaaatggataaaagacctcaacatgagacaggaattcatcagaatcctagaggagaacataggcagtaatctcttcgatatcagccacagcaacttctttcaagatacgtctccaaaggcaaaggaaacaaaagccaaaataaactttcggacttcatcaaaatcaaaagcttctgcacagcaaaggaagcagtcaagaaaacaaagaggcaacccatggaatgggagaagatatttgcaaatgacagtacagacaaaaggttgatatccaggatctataaagaactcctgaaactcaacacacacaaaacaatcatatcaaaaaatgggcagaagatatgaacagacacttctccaatgaagacatacaaatggctatcagacacatgaaaaaatgttcatcatcactagtcctcagggagattcaaattaaaaccacattgagatatcaccttacaccagttagaatggccaaaattagtaagacaggaaacaacgtgtgttggaggggatgtggagagaggggaaccctcttccactgttggtgggaatgcaagttggtgcagcctctttggagaacagtgtggagattcctcaagaaattaaaaatagaacttccctatgaccctgccattgcactactgagtatttaccccaaaaatacagacgtagtgaaaaaaagggcatctgtaccccaatgtttatagcagcaatggccacggtctccagactgtggaaagaaccaagatgcccttcaatggactaatggataaggaagatgtggtccctatacaccatggagtattatgcctccatcagaaaggatgaatacccaacttttgtagcaacatggacgggactggaagagattatgctgagtgaaataagtcaagcagagggtgtcaattatcctatggtttcacttatttgtggagcataacaaatagcatagaggacttggggagatagagaggagaagggagttgggggaaattggaaggggaggtgaaccatgggagactatggactctgaaaaacaatctgaggggtttgaagtggtgggggggtgggaggttggggtaccaggtggtgggtattagagagggcacggattgcatggagcactgggtgtggtgcaaaaataatgaatactgttatgctgaaaataaataaataattttaaaaaaacattactGAAGTAAAGAGGGTTAGCATTTTATAGCAGTAAAAGATTCAGCTCACCaagaggatttatttttttttattttttttatttttttagaataacaaaaaatattttactaaaacatAAGATTTACAGAAGTTTCCAGACAAGCCATACAAAATGATCACAAGCTTTTTCTTGAAGGAAGGATTCTACACTTGACAGCAAAGTCACAATGTTATTAGTGAGGGCTGTGATGTTTGTTTAATGTTCCCATTTTGGTTCAAACAATCAAGCTTGTCCATCTACAGTGTCTAAATAAAGTTAGACTTGGCTAGAGAGCATATTCTAAAGAACTGGTTAGCTGCTTTTAACCAATGCAATTAGATCACCATAAAAAGGGGGGAAGGAgcccataaaattaaaataaaactacctctccccccaaaaaagtaataaagaaaaactcCCAATCCCCTGCAGCTAACCCTGACAACTACCTTCATTCACAGTGCTTAACCATGATGGGGGAAATGAATAAAAGCAGAGAAGGGCCGCTGCTTTTAAACGTTTCACAATAATCCAGATGGTACTTCtagcctctgctcatgctttacAACAGTGAATCAGGACAAGACATAGATTTGCTAATGTGCATTTAATCACCAAAGGACTGAAGATGTCTGGGCTTTTATTCTGTAATGTTTCCAAGACTGTGTCcattaaatgcaaacaaaaaaggaagaagtctTGGCAGAACAGGATAAGTGATGCACACTTGATGATCAGATcgattttaaatattattcatggCATACAGCCTAGTCCATGCTCTAGCTGTTTCTATGGCTTGGGCCTCGCTGGTCTTCCACTGCTCTGCTACATCGTTTGCTAACGGATCATCCGGATTGGGGGCACTTAACAAAGCCTGGATCGATAGCAGAACTGTGCGGATCTGCAGTGCTGGGGACCActtatctttcaaaatatctaAACATATTCTTCCCAACTTGTCTACATTAGGATGATAAATTTTGGTCATGAAACGTACTTTAGGGGCTGCCATCGGGTATTCTTCTGGTAGGAATAGTTCAAGCTTAAAAGTCCCTCCCTCAAAGGGGGAATCCTGAGGGCTAGCAATGACCACATGAAAATAACGGGCATTGCTCTCATCTGGTTCTGCTTTAATGCCAGGAACTGGTTCTGCCAGCAAACGCTGGGTTTCCTTGATAATCCTGCGGGCAGCCCGGCCATCTTGTCAGATCCCGAGTTCGACCTCTGGTCTCGACTCTGGCTCCGCTGGCCTCACGCACGAGCGGAAGTCCCAC encodes the following:
- the LOC116595757 gene encoding ubiquitin-conjugating enzyme E2 N-like gives rise to the protein MKSKNGRAARRIIKETQRLLAEPVPGIKAEPDESNARYFHVVIASPQDSPFEGGTFKLELFLPEEYPMAAPKVRFMTKIYHPNVDKLGRICLDILKDKWSPALQIRTVLLSIQALLSAPNPDDPLANDVAEQWKTSEAQAIETARAWTRLYAMNNI